From a single Apium graveolens cultivar Ventura chromosome 2, ASM990537v1, whole genome shotgun sequence genomic region:
- the LOC141705542 gene encoding peroxidase 3-like, protein MSTFGYFVFAVVAAVGLVGTVHADLQMGFYSKSCPKAETIVQDYVNEHIPNAPSLPAALIRLHFHDCFLRGCDASILLNSTSSTGNQTEKFAIPNLTIRGFGFIDGVKSLLEKECPGIVSCADIITLVARDSIVATGGPSWKVPTGRRDGLISNGSETIGPIPAPSSNFSTLQTNFANQGLDLKDLVVLSGAHTIGFGHCSSLSNRLYNFTGVGDQDPSLDSEYATNLKARKCKSISDTTTMIEMDPGSVRTFDLSYYSLLLKRRGLFESDAALTTNSTTAALITQLLQGSLQNFYAEFAKSMEKMGQIGVMTGSAGEVRKNCAFVN, encoded by the exons atgaGCACTTTTGGCTATTTTGTTTTTGCAGTTGTTGCTGCAGTGGGACTTGTTGGAACTGTCCATGCAGATCTGCAGATGGGATTTTACTCCAAGAGTTGCCCCAAAGCCGAGACTATTGTGCAAGATTATGTCAATGAGCACATTCCAAATGCCCCGTCGCTCCCAGCAGCCTTAATAAGATTGCACTTTCATGATTGTTTTCTGAGG GGTTGTGATGCATCTATATTACTGAATTCTACTTCAAGTACTGGTAATCAAACAGAGAAGTTTGCTATTCCAAACCTAACAATTAGAGGATTTGGCTTCATTGATGGTGTAAAAAGCCTACTCGAAAAAGAATGCCCTGGCATAGTCTCATGTGCAGATATTATCACTTTGGTTGCCAGAGATTCAATAGTTGCTACT GGAGGTCCTTCCTGGAAAGTTCCCACAGGCCGAAGAGATGGCTTAATCTCAAATGGCTCAGAAACCATAGGCCCTATTCCTGCTCCATCTTCAAATTTTTCCACCTTGCAAACAAATTTTGCTAACCAAGGCCTTGACTTGAAAGATTTAGTTGTTTTATCAG GTGCTCACACAATTGGTTTTGGACACTGTTCCTCTCTCTCAAACCGACTCTACAACTTCACAGGAGTAGGAGATCAAGATCCATCACTCGACAGTGAATACGCGACAAATCTTAAGGCCAGGAAATGTAAATCAATCAGTGACACAACCACAATGATTGAGATGGACCCTGGAAGTGTCAGGACATTTGATCTGAGCTACTACAGTCTTTTACTCAAAAGAAGAGGCTTATTCGAATCTGATGCAGCCTTAACAACAAACTCAACAACTGCAGCACTCATTACTCAACTTCTTCAAGGCTCTCTCCAGAATTTCTATGCTGAATTTGCAAAGTCCATGGAGAAAATGGGACAGATTGGAGTGATGACTGGATCTGCAGGAGAAGTTAGGAAAAATTGTGCATTTGTGAATTAG
- the LOC141706698 gene encoding putative zinc finger protein CONSTANS-LIKE 11, which produces MSVLCDYCGVVGAMVYCESDLAKLCLQCDTCVHSANPLSCRHPRSLVCDRCNSQPATVRCMDDKLSFCQGCDWNGCSGSGHRLQKLNAYTGCSSIDQFSSICPSLLEMPYPSACDSSFTPMAGSVMVNDSSINSCLEHSPNECSSVLVDDANRMNELSSSIKFEDIVGPSTVVPLDSNYVPQCSLDQPSFLPAGEGLNLSKVPFLPAEEGANLPKVSFLPADEGPNLPKTCSSLKNIILGQDDDPCKGVDLDVALNFECGYEMFGCSQDQSKFQSENGGLDCLVLEKPVPIMESNNMIENTLETASSSQQDCITFQSPQVNGPAMMQAMSNNASCMIMDPSCNNNIGFPFPTGPLSLTTITEESKVTDYQDCLSPAFLAGESPWESTLETSSPQARDKAKMRYNEKKKTRMFGKQIRYASRKARADTRKRVKGRFVKAGEAYDYDPLGKRIL; this is translated from the exons ATGTCGGTTTTATGTGATTATTGTGGGGTAGTGGGAGCAATGGTGTATTGTGAATCAGACTTGGCTAAGTTATGCTTGCAGTGTGATACCTGTGTGCATTCTGCAAATCCTTTATCGTGTAGGCATCCGCGATCATTAGTATGTGACAGATGCAATTCTCAGCCTGCGACAGTAAGATGTATGGATGATAAGCTTTCATTTTGTCAAGGTTGTGATTGGAATGGTTGTTCAGGGTCTGGTCACAGGCTTCAGAAATTGAATGCTTATACGGGTTGTTCTTCAATTGATCAATTCTCAAGCATTTGCCCTTCATTGCTTGAAATGCCTTATCCGAGTGCATGTGATTCATCGTTTACACCTATGGCTGGTTCAGTTATGGTTAATGACAGCTCGATCAACAGCTGCTTGGAACATAGCCCAAATGAGTGCTCGTCAGTGTTGGTAGATGATGCTAATAGGATGAATGAATTGTCATCTTCTATCAAGTTTGAAGATATTGTAGGTCCATCTACAGTGGTTCCTCTGGACTCCAATTATGTACCACAGTGTAGTCTCGATCAACCATCCTTCTTACCTGCTGGGGAAGGACTCAACTTGTCGAAGGTACCCTTCTTACCTGCTGAGGAAGGAGCAAACTTGCCGAAGGTATCCTTCTTACCTGCTGATGAAGGACCAAACTTGCCAAAG ACTTGTTCTAGTTTGAAGAATATCATTCTTGGTCAAGACGATGATCCCTGTAAAGGCGTTGATCTTGATGTTGCTCTGAATTTTGAATGTGGTTATGAAATGTTTGGTTGCTCCCAAGATCAGTCTAAATTTCAGAGTGAGAATGGGGGATTGGACTGCTTGGTTTTGGAAAAGCCTGTGCCAATAATGGAGTCAAACAACATGATAGAGAACACACTGGAG ACAGCATCATCATCTCAGCAAGACTGCATTACTTTTCAATCCCCACAGGTGAATGGACCAGCTATGATGCAAGCTATGAGTAACAATGCCAGTTGTATGATCATGGATCCTAGCTGCAACAATAATATTGGCTTTCCGTTTCCTACTGGACCACTCTCACTAACCACCATCACAGAAGAAAGCAAGGTTACTGATTACCAGGACTGTTTGTCACCAGCATTTCTGGCTGGTGAATCACCATGGGAATCAACACTGGAAACCAGTTCCCCGCAGGCAAGGGACAAAGCTAAGATGAGATACAACGAAAAGAAGAAAACACGAAT GTTTGGTAAACAAATTCGGTATGCTTCTCGTAAAGCCAGAGCTGACACCAGAAAGCGCGTGAAAGGAAGATTTGTGAAGGCTGGTGAAGCATATGACTATGACCCTCTTGGGAAAAGAATCTTATAA